Proteins from one Bombus pascuorum chromosome 15, iyBomPasc1.1, whole genome shotgun sequence genomic window:
- the LOC132914640 gene encoding cytospin-A-like isoform X3 translates to MSGGSGGRAPFKRATATSIPITNKSTKARSKPEPKPPSGTGKKRDVVASFFSPKRPTSRKVERPGRHEAKLEERHHKGQQQPPTQSQQQQQQQIPLRQAPSASSLEAKNENPSVGTWGSLGKEGAKGNAKGSFNPKGPGKGSRMQELEREIEVLRKDHARLESNLREASCDAQHLHELRAELTSLKEQHSLELDRLTEENEALRARLRDVAHSPLSDSEKQQLLLDASRLHNSAPASIAIPQDEGSTPITISQDSAQCTTPDWDKHSSSSVSEVSVACLQDRILQMEETHYSTNEELQATIQELSDLQAQLTELQADNERLTEEKDVLLESLCRQTEKLEDSRSKVDTLQGLLLREEQPQESSKGYNTEREQKLVDLLKSAQEERESLLQKQEELTSEVKSLRAAAEVSAAETERLTKCVHLLESSVETASIERKQLDMELAEARQEGANRNIEISRLATLLENARAKIEELEQSRQVENKSEADELLDAARREKDTLETQAAALQEQLARSHCDHDRLRDQYSQLQEEYKVARNNAKSAIDDLEYRLNQLKDERLSVSAELQLVRDSLAELQAQCQRHLEDKRELKAALNEAQRTEREAQTRQYELERALSEERKLRQEQATEWEQFQTDLLMTVRVANDFKTEAQSELERVMMENKAQRDKLRALEAQLDKLNKGSTAVPQCRSFGSTAGNSRKPANNILKRGRTIIKRRHECRKGALKSNLFKKTSELDPNEKEDLQIDDLKELNSVIHQEDIEFDDSSEILYSKDPIKLNDKLISGKEIEICPSFELKDNLLELVDDFEKQPLIELDSNNEALNIETSNFKRTKSKKTSEDYQKPHVSSISISEENEIAKSSLLKNIKGIQNAGTDSYGIQISNSRFFVPKNYVYSGLENAMDDLKFEVDPEMRKVLQESTQTSNDSINTDNSEVTSTQESQHTNEPKMKDTFLSDTKDKENSLLSQFGTSKFNESEEESKSDFSSNKKPRLFLKKSESRSGSEIVDSLLDSTRKQDIFNSTLENRTFSTSLDNLNLRTYSADHLDNSNIRKIRQKEDLIPHNDYINKSAIRYRDTNDLISVRPKSFSFEPYLPQKSEDLVLANIKKRKDKEREEYSTYSILSSLENLPRSALDPPLAPFSSRLTPKEHPISFSKETTRELDSTSTQKTTSGALGFNNELREIGKNLTLCEANRLKRMKFLNMNLSQSEPSIESQTNSLVITDEKKIQNESLSSTSELKIGQNSSDSMFEDKSLIGRTSSLREKFETIVEDVELRPGRQIGTIRDPNQKVIQQPQQRPASTPTETQHCVLTSVQQEIAARRKANISRQDSRLSVKCLIESIENATKQAKAGPGSRSSSTSSLNSIGTNDIMTLKAPLRDQQQINNLICTTNSTNNNKTQTAITRKPLSETKSTVPVVLSPGELLDSAALNAKAIDFVRRNSVTDLSERKDPLCGLIKNGGSKRNALLKWCQNKTMGYRNIDITNFSSSWNDGLALCAILHSYLPHKVPYDTLTPVEKRRNFSIAFSAAESVGISTTLNIGEMCQLERPDWQQVMTYVTSIYKHFET, encoded by the exons AGGCCAACAACAACCGCCGACGCAGtcgcagcagcaacaacagcaacagaTTCCGCTGCGTCAAGCGCCAAGTGCCTCCTCGCTTGAGGCGAAGAACGAAAACCCATCGGTAGGCACCTGGGGCTCCCTCGGTAAGGAAGGAGCCAAAGGGAACGCTAAGGGTAGCTTCAATCCAAAGGGACCCGGCAAGGGGTCCAGGATGCAGGAGCTGGAGCGTGAGATCGAGGTGTTGCGCAAGGACCACGCACGACTCGAGTCGAATCTACGTGAGGCATCTTGCGATGCTCAGCATCTTCACGAACTACGCGCTGAACTCACCTCTCTCAAG GAACAGCATAGTTTGGAGCTAGACCGCCTTACAGAAGAGAACGAAGCTCTTCGTGCAAGACTCAGAGACGTTGCACATTCTCCCTTGTCAGATTCAGAGAAGCAACAGTTACTTCTGGATGCCTCAAGATTACACAATTCTGCACCAGCATCAATAGCAATCCCTCAAGATGAAGGATCCACACCTATCACCATATCCCAAGATAGTGCTCAGTGTACCACCCCAGATTGGGACAAGCATTCTTCTAGTTCTGTATCAGAGGTTTCTGTCGCATGTTTGCAAGATAGAATTCTGCAAATGGAAGAAACTCATTATTCAACAAATGAAGAGTTACAGGCAACAATACAAGAATTAAGCGATCTACAA GCACAGCTTACAGAACTACAAGCTGACAATGAAAGATTAACAGAAGAGAAAGATGTGCTGTTGGAATCACTCTGTAGACAAACAGAGAAACTCGAAGACTCCCGTTCCAAGGTTGACACGTTACAAGGTCTATTGTTAAGGGAGGAGCAACCACAGGAATCTTCCAAAGGGTATAATACAGAACGTGAACAGAAATTAGTAGACCTTCTAAAA AGTGCACAAGAAGAACGAGAATCATTGCTGCAGAAACAAGAGGAACTAACATCTGAAGTGAAGAGCCTTCGAGCAGCTGCAGAGGTCAGTGCTGCGGAAACAGAGCGATTAACAAAATGTGTACACCTTTTGGAATCCTCGGTGGAGACGGCGAGTATCGAACGGAAGCAACTGGACATGGAACTAGCAGAAGCTAGGCAAGAGGGTGCAAATCGGAATATAGAAATCAGTAGGTTAGCCACGCTCTTGGAAAATGCTCGAGCGAAAATCGAAGAATTAGAACAATCGAGGCAAGTGGAAAACAAAAGCGAGGCAGATGAACTTTTGGATGCTGctagaagagagaaagacacTTTGGAAACGCAAGCGGCTGCCCTGCAAGAGCAGTTGGCGCGTTCGCATTGCGATCATGACCGTCTTAGGGATCAATACTCACAGCTTCAAGAAGAATACAAA gtaGCGCGCAATAATGCCAAGTCAGCAATAGATGACCTGGAATACAGGTTGAACCAGTTGAAGGACGAAAGGTTATCCGTGAGTGCAGAACTACAACTCGTGAGAGATTCTCTTGCGGAGTTGCAGGCACAATGTCAAAGGCACCTGGAAGATAAAAGAGAGTTAAAAGCCGCATTGAACGAAGCTCAAAGAACGGAACGCGAAGCTCAAACGCGTCAGTACGAATTAGAGCGAGCGTTGTCTGAAGAACGTAAGTTGAGGCAAGAACAGGCTACCGAGTGGGAACAGTTTCAAACGGACCTCCTGATGACCGTTCGCGTGGCGAACGATTTTAAAACGGAGGCTCAGAGTGAGCTGGAGCGAGTTATGATGGAGAATAAAGCACAGAGGGATAAACTGAGAGCATTAGAAGCTCAGCTCGATAAACTGAATAAAG GCAGCACTGCAGTTCCTCAATGTAGGAGTTTCGGTAGCACTGCTGGAAATTCTCGCAAGCCGGCTAACAATATCTTAAAACGCGGTCGTACCATTATAAAGAGGCGGCATGAGTGCAGAAAGGGCGCTTTAAAATccaatctttttaaaaaaacatcTGAGTTGGATCCAAATGAAAAAGAGGATTTGCAAATTGATGACTTGAAAGAGTTAAATTCAGTAATTCATCAGGAAGATATTGAATTCGACGATAGTagcgaaattttatattccaaaGATCCTATTAAActaaatgacaaattaatttctggaaaagaaattgaaatttgtccTTCCTttgaattaaaagataatttactGGAGCTCGTTGATGATTTTGAAAAACAACCTTTGATAGAATTAGATTCCAATAACGAGGCATTAAATATCGAGACTTCTAActttaaaagaacaaaatcaAAGAAGACCTCTGAAGATTATCAAAAACCTCATGTATCAAGTATATCAATTTCagaggaaaatgaaattgcaaaatcATCCTTATTGAAGAACATAAAGGGCATTCAAAATGCTGGGACAGATTCGTACGGTATTCAAATTTCTAATAGTCGATTTTTCGTTCCTAAAAATTACGTGTATTCCGGATTGGAAAATGCAATggatgatttaaaatttgaggTAGATCCGGAAATGAGGAAGGTGTTACAAGAAAGCACTCAAACAAGCAATGACTCGATAAATACAGATAATTCTGAAGTAACAAGCACCCAAGAATCTCAACACACAAACGAGCCTAAAATGAAAGATACATTTTTGTCTGATACAAAggataaagaaaattctttactTTCGCAGTTTGGAACTTCGAAATTTAACGAATCGGAGGAAGAGTCTAAGAGCGATTTCTCTTCAAACAAAAAACCCAGGTTATTTCTGAAGAAAAGCGAATCCAGATCTGGCAGTGAAATTGTGGACTCTCTTTTAGACAGTACTCGCAAGCAAGATATCTTCAATTCTACCTTAGAAAATCGAACCTTTTCTACATCCCTAGACAATCTAAATTTACGAACTTACTCTGCTGATCATTTGGATAATAGTAATATCAGGAAGATAAGACAAAAGGAAGATTTGATTCCTCATAAtgattacattaataaaagtGCAATACGCTACAGAGATACCAATGATTTAATATCTGTAAGACCAAAAAGTTTTTCATTTGAACCTTACTTACCCCAAAAATCAGAAGATTTGGTTCttgcaaatattaaaaaaaggaaagataaagaaagagaagaatatagtacatattctattctttcttcGCTGGAAAATTTACCTAGATCTGCTTTAGATCCTCCATTGGCACCATTCTCCTCTCGACTCACACCAAAAGAACATCCAATATCGTTTTCAAAAGAAACTACCAGAGAATTAGATTCTACTTCAACACAAAAGACTACTAGTGGAGCTTTAGGGTTCAACAATGAATTAAGGGAGATTGGAAAGAATCTAACTCTTTGCGAAGCAAATAGATTGAAACGCATGAAATTCTTAAACATGAACTTGTCTCAATCTGAACCAAGTATAGAGTCTCAGACAAATAGTTTGGTAATTACGGATGAAAAGAAGATACAAAATGAGAGCTTAAGCTCAACCTCAGAATTAAAAATAGGTCAGAATAGTAGCGATTCAATGTTCGAGGATAAATCTCTAATAGGGAGGACTTCGTCTTTAAGAGAGAAGTTTGAGACGATCGTAGAGGATGTGGAACTGAGACCAGGCCGACAAATAGGTACAATACGCGACC CTAACCAGAAAGTGATTCAACAACCGCAACAAAGGCCAGCAAGCACACCGACGGAAACTCAACACTGTGTGTTGACAAGCGTTCAACAGGAGATTGCCGCACGTCGGAAAGCTAATATCTCTCGTCAAGATTCAAGGCTATCTGTGAAATGTTTAATAGAAAGTATTGAGAATGCTACAAAACAAGCAAAAGCAG GCCCTGGAAGTCGTAGCAGTTCTACGTCCTCCCTTAATTCCATTGGAACAAATGATATAATGACATTAAAAGCCCCACTTCGTGATCAGCAGCAGATCAATAATTTAATCTGCACGACGAACtcaacgaataataataaaacccAAACCGCAATCACTAGAAAACCACTATCag AAACAAAGTCAACAGTGCCTGTAGTGTTGAGTCCTGGCGAACTGCTAGATTCTGCTGCACTGAACGCGAAGGCAATCGACTTTGTACGTCGCAATAGCGTGACGGACTTATCAGAGCGCAAAGATCCTCTCTGTGGATTGATAAAAAACGGAGGCTCGAAACGAAACGCATTGCTCAAATGGTGCCAGAACAAGACTATGGGCTACCGGAATATTGATATCACGAATTTTAGTAGTTCGTGGAACGACGGTTTGGCTCTTTGCGCCATCCTCCATTCCTATCTTCCACACAAGGTACCATACGATACGTTGACACCAgtggagaagagaagaaacttTTCTATTGCTTTCTCCGCTGCGGAAAGCGTTGGGATATCTACTACGTTG AACATAGGGGAAATGTGTCAATTGGAGCGACCTGACTGGCAACAAGTTATGACATACGTGACCAGTATTTACAAGCATTTCGAAACCTAA
- the LOC132914640 gene encoding cytospin-A-like isoform X8, whose product MKKRCFSSSTEQHSLELDRLTEENEALRARLRDVAHSPLSDSEKQQLLLDASRLHNSAPASIAIPQDEGSTPITISQDSAQCTTPDWDKHSSSSVSEVSVACLQDRILQMEETHYSTNEELQATIQELSDLQAQLTELQADNERLTEEKDVLLESLCRQTEKLEDSRSKVDTLQGLLLREEQPQESSKGYNTEREQKLVDLLKSAQEERESLLQKQEELTSEVKSLRAAAEVSAAETERLTKCVHLLESSVETASIERKQLDMELAEARQEGANRNIEISRLATLLENARAKIEELEQSRQVENKSEADELLDAARREKDTLETQAAALQEQLARSHCDHDRLRDQYSQLQEEYKVARNNAKSAIDDLEYRLNQLKDERLSVSAELQLVRDSLAELQAQCQRHLEDKRELKAALNEAQRTEREAQTRQYELERALSEERKLRQEQATEWEQFQTDLLMTVRVANDFKTEAQSELERVMMENKAQRDKLRALEAQLDKLNKGSTAVPQCRSFGSTAGNSRKPANNILKRGRTIIKRRHECRKGALKSNLFKKTSELDPNEKEDLQIDDLKELNSVIHQEDIEFDDSSEILYSKDPIKLNDKLISGKEIEICPSFELKDNLLELVDDFEKQPLIELDSNNEALNIETSNFKRTKSKKTSEDYQKPHVSSISISEENEIAKSSLLKNIKGIQNAGTDSYGIQISNSRFFVPKNYVYSGLENAMDDLKFEVDPEMRKVLQESTQTSNDSINTDNSEVTSTQESQHTNEPKMKDTFLSDTKDKENSLLSQFGTSKFNESEEESKSDFSSNKKPRLFLKKSESRSGSEIVDSLLDSTRKQDIFNSTLENRTFSTSLDNLNLRTYSADHLDNSNIRKIRQKEDLIPHNDYINKSAIRYRDTNDLISVRPKSFSFEPYLPQKSEDLVLANIKKRKDKEREEYSTYSILSSLENLPRSALDPPLAPFSSRLTPKEHPISFSKETTRELDSTSTQKTTSGALGFNNELREIGKNLTLCEANRLKRMKFLNMNLSQSEPSIESQTNSLVITDEKKIQNESLSSTSELKIGQNSSDSMFEDKSLIGRTSSLREKFETIVEDVELRPGRQIGTIRDPNQKVIQQPQQRPASTPTETQHCVLTSVQQEIAARRKANISRQDSRLSVKCLIESIENATKQAKAGPGSRSSSTSSLNSIGTNDIMTLKAPLRDQQQINNLICTTNSTNNNKTQTAITRKPLSETKSTVPVVLSPGELLDSAALNAKAIDFVRRNSVTDLSERKDPLCGLIKNGGSKRNALLKWCQNKTMGYRNIDITNFSSSWNDGLALCAILHSYLPHKVPYDTLTPVEKRRNFSIAFSAAESVGISTTLNIGEMCQLERPDWQQVMTYVTSIYKHFET is encoded by the exons ATGAAAAAACGTTGTTTCTCCTCGTCTACG GAACAGCATAGTTTGGAGCTAGACCGCCTTACAGAAGAGAACGAAGCTCTTCGTGCAAGACTCAGAGACGTTGCACATTCTCCCTTGTCAGATTCAGAGAAGCAACAGTTACTTCTGGATGCCTCAAGATTACACAATTCTGCACCAGCATCAATAGCAATCCCTCAAGATGAAGGATCCACACCTATCACCATATCCCAAGATAGTGCTCAGTGTACCACCCCAGATTGGGACAAGCATTCTTCTAGTTCTGTATCAGAGGTTTCTGTCGCATGTTTGCAAGATAGAATTCTGCAAATGGAAGAAACTCATTATTCAACAAATGAAGAGTTACAGGCAACAATACAAGAATTAAGCGATCTACAA GCACAGCTTACAGAACTACAAGCTGACAATGAAAGATTAACAGAAGAGAAAGATGTGCTGTTGGAATCACTCTGTAGACAAACAGAGAAACTCGAAGACTCCCGTTCCAAGGTTGACACGTTACAAGGTCTATTGTTAAGGGAGGAGCAACCACAGGAATCTTCCAAAGGGTATAATACAGAACGTGAACAGAAATTAGTAGACCTTCTAAAA AGTGCACAAGAAGAACGAGAATCATTGCTGCAGAAACAAGAGGAACTAACATCTGAAGTGAAGAGCCTTCGAGCAGCTGCAGAGGTCAGTGCTGCGGAAACAGAGCGATTAACAAAATGTGTACACCTTTTGGAATCCTCGGTGGAGACGGCGAGTATCGAACGGAAGCAACTGGACATGGAACTAGCAGAAGCTAGGCAAGAGGGTGCAAATCGGAATATAGAAATCAGTAGGTTAGCCACGCTCTTGGAAAATGCTCGAGCGAAAATCGAAGAATTAGAACAATCGAGGCAAGTGGAAAACAAAAGCGAGGCAGATGAACTTTTGGATGCTGctagaagagagaaagacacTTTGGAAACGCAAGCGGCTGCCCTGCAAGAGCAGTTGGCGCGTTCGCATTGCGATCATGACCGTCTTAGGGATCAATACTCACAGCTTCAAGAAGAATACAAA gtaGCGCGCAATAATGCCAAGTCAGCAATAGATGACCTGGAATACAGGTTGAACCAGTTGAAGGACGAAAGGTTATCCGTGAGTGCAGAACTACAACTCGTGAGAGATTCTCTTGCGGAGTTGCAGGCACAATGTCAAAGGCACCTGGAAGATAAAAGAGAGTTAAAAGCCGCATTGAACGAAGCTCAAAGAACGGAACGCGAAGCTCAAACGCGTCAGTACGAATTAGAGCGAGCGTTGTCTGAAGAACGTAAGTTGAGGCAAGAACAGGCTACCGAGTGGGAACAGTTTCAAACGGACCTCCTGATGACCGTTCGCGTGGCGAACGATTTTAAAACGGAGGCTCAGAGTGAGCTGGAGCGAGTTATGATGGAGAATAAAGCACAGAGGGATAAACTGAGAGCATTAGAAGCTCAGCTCGATAAACTGAATAAAG GCAGCACTGCAGTTCCTCAATGTAGGAGTTTCGGTAGCACTGCTGGAAATTCTCGCAAGCCGGCTAACAATATCTTAAAACGCGGTCGTACCATTATAAAGAGGCGGCATGAGTGCAGAAAGGGCGCTTTAAAATccaatctttttaaaaaaacatcTGAGTTGGATCCAAATGAAAAAGAGGATTTGCAAATTGATGACTTGAAAGAGTTAAATTCAGTAATTCATCAGGAAGATATTGAATTCGACGATAGTagcgaaattttatattccaaaGATCCTATTAAActaaatgacaaattaatttctggaaaagaaattgaaatttgtccTTCCTttgaattaaaagataatttactGGAGCTCGTTGATGATTTTGAAAAACAACCTTTGATAGAATTAGATTCCAATAACGAGGCATTAAATATCGAGACTTCTAActttaaaagaacaaaatcaAAGAAGACCTCTGAAGATTATCAAAAACCTCATGTATCAAGTATATCAATTTCagaggaaaatgaaattgcaaaatcATCCTTATTGAAGAACATAAAGGGCATTCAAAATGCTGGGACAGATTCGTACGGTATTCAAATTTCTAATAGTCGATTTTTCGTTCCTAAAAATTACGTGTATTCCGGATTGGAAAATGCAATggatgatttaaaatttgaggTAGATCCGGAAATGAGGAAGGTGTTACAAGAAAGCACTCAAACAAGCAATGACTCGATAAATACAGATAATTCTGAAGTAACAAGCACCCAAGAATCTCAACACACAAACGAGCCTAAAATGAAAGATACATTTTTGTCTGATACAAAggataaagaaaattctttactTTCGCAGTTTGGAACTTCGAAATTTAACGAATCGGAGGAAGAGTCTAAGAGCGATTTCTCTTCAAACAAAAAACCCAGGTTATTTCTGAAGAAAAGCGAATCCAGATCTGGCAGTGAAATTGTGGACTCTCTTTTAGACAGTACTCGCAAGCAAGATATCTTCAATTCTACCTTAGAAAATCGAACCTTTTCTACATCCCTAGACAATCTAAATTTACGAACTTACTCTGCTGATCATTTGGATAATAGTAATATCAGGAAGATAAGACAAAAGGAAGATTTGATTCCTCATAAtgattacattaataaaagtGCAATACGCTACAGAGATACCAATGATTTAATATCTGTAAGACCAAAAAGTTTTTCATTTGAACCTTACTTACCCCAAAAATCAGAAGATTTGGTTCttgcaaatattaaaaaaaggaaagataaagaaagagaagaatatagtacatattctattctttcttcGCTGGAAAATTTACCTAGATCTGCTTTAGATCCTCCATTGGCACCATTCTCCTCTCGACTCACACCAAAAGAACATCCAATATCGTTTTCAAAAGAAACTACCAGAGAATTAGATTCTACTTCAACACAAAAGACTACTAGTGGAGCTTTAGGGTTCAACAATGAATTAAGGGAGATTGGAAAGAATCTAACTCTTTGCGAAGCAAATAGATTGAAACGCATGAAATTCTTAAACATGAACTTGTCTCAATCTGAACCAAGTATAGAGTCTCAGACAAATAGTTTGGTAATTACGGATGAAAAGAAGATACAAAATGAGAGCTTAAGCTCAACCTCAGAATTAAAAATAGGTCAGAATAGTAGCGATTCAATGTTCGAGGATAAATCTCTAATAGGGAGGACTTCGTCTTTAAGAGAGAAGTTTGAGACGATCGTAGAGGATGTGGAACTGAGACCAGGCCGACAAATAGGTACAATACGCGACC CTAACCAGAAAGTGATTCAACAACCGCAACAAAGGCCAGCAAGCACACCGACGGAAACTCAACACTGTGTGTTGACAAGCGTTCAACAGGAGATTGCCGCACGTCGGAAAGCTAATATCTCTCGTCAAGATTCAAGGCTATCTGTGAAATGTTTAATAGAAAGTATTGAGAATGCTACAAAACAAGCAAAAGCAG GCCCTGGAAGTCGTAGCAGTTCTACGTCCTCCCTTAATTCCATTGGAACAAATGATATAATGACATTAAAAGCCCCACTTCGTGATCAGCAGCAGATCAATAATTTAATCTGCACGACGAACtcaacgaataataataaaacccAAACCGCAATCACTAGAAAACCACTATCag AAACAAAGTCAACAGTGCCTGTAGTGTTGAGTCCTGGCGAACTGCTAGATTCTGCTGCACTGAACGCGAAGGCAATCGACTTTGTACGTCGCAATAGCGTGACGGACTTATCAGAGCGCAAAGATCCTCTCTGTGGATTGATAAAAAACGGAGGCTCGAAACGAAACGCATTGCTCAAATGGTGCCAGAACAAGACTATGGGCTACCGGAATATTGATATCACGAATTTTAGTAGTTCGTGGAACGACGGTTTGGCTCTTTGCGCCATCCTCCATTCCTATCTTCCACACAAGGTACCATACGATACGTTGACACCAgtggagaagagaagaaacttTTCTATTGCTTTCTCCGCTGCGGAAAGCGTTGGGATATCTACTACGTTG AACATAGGGGAAATGTGTCAATTGGAGCGACCTGACTGGCAACAAGTTATGACATACGTGACCAGTATTTACAAGCATTTCGAAACCTAA